From Polaribacter butkevichii, a single genomic window includes:
- a CDS encoding response regulator, translating to MKSIKNNLLIVEDNSFVGKCITDAANEISSIGDIHVIESLQGAISLFEDTIFDLVILDLKLPDGHGIELLKILKEKQIETKVFVFSVSTELKTFCLKYGALAFFDKAKDFDKLIEAITNV from the coding sequence TTGAAATCAATAAAAAATAACTTATTAATAGTAGAAGACAATTCTTTTGTAGGAAAGTGTATTACTGATGCTGCTAATGAAATTAGTAGTATTGGAGATATTCATGTAATAGAATCTCTGCAAGGGGCAATTTCTTTATTTGAGGATACAATTTTTGACTTGGTAATACTCGATTTAAAATTACCAGATGGACATGGAATAGAGCTTTTGAAAATTCTTAAAGAAAAACAAATTGAAACTAAAGTTTTTGTTTTTTCTGTAAGTACAGAGCTTAAAACTTTTTGTTTAAAATATGGTGCATTGGCTTTCTTTGATAAAGCAAAAGATTTTGACAAATTAATAGAAGCTATTACAAACGTGTAA
- a CDS encoding response regulator yields MTYLKEIKIVLVDDHKLLRDGLRNIIEQRSNMHIIGEASDGREAIKTCLKLAPNVIVMDVAMPGLNGIEATKQIHKENSDIKIIGLSMHSSKQFIQSMFKAGAFGYLLKDGDADELITAISTVMQNKKYLSRDINQEFLTVLKEKKALEKTQLSSREKEVLQLIAEGKSSKETGEILFLSPKTVDVHRNNIMKKIDLHTIPELTKYAIQQGLTSLDL; encoded by the coding sequence ATGACTTATCTAAAAGAAATTAAAATAGTATTAGTTGATGACCATAAATTGCTAAGAGATGGTTTAAGAAACATTATAGAACAAAGGTCTAATATGCATATAATAGGCGAGGCTTCTGATGGTAGAGAGGCTATAAAAACATGTTTAAAGCTAGCTCCAAATGTTATTGTTATGGATGTGGCAATGCCAGGTTTAAATGGTATAGAGGCTACAAAACAAATTCATAAAGAAAATTCTGATATAAAAATAATAGGCCTTTCTATGCATTCTAGTAAGCAATTTATTCAGAGTATGTTTAAAGCAGGGGCTTTTGGTTATTTATTAAAAGATGGAGATGCAGATGAGTTAATTACCGCAATTTCTACAGTAATGCAAAATAAAAAATACCTTTCAAGAGACATTAATCAAGAGTTTCTTACAGTGCTTAAAGAAAAGAAAGCTTTAGAAAAAACACAGTTAAGTTCTAGAGAAAAAGAAGTTTTACAGTTAATTGCAGAAGGTAAATCGTCTAAAGAAACAGGAGAAATATTATTTTTAAGCCCTAAAACGGTTGATGTTCATAGAAATAATATTATGAAAAAGATAGATTTACATACAATTCCAGAGTTAACAAAATATGCCATTCAACAAGGCTTAACCTCATTAGATCTTTAA
- a CDS encoding PAS domain-containing protein, with protein MNYNQIAILFLQGTIVATVILLLFRLRRQLGIGVMYACLGLFQFVQVFLYSTVYVSVTNDFKVSPGSAVFFTATLFVLLMVYIKEDASETKKTIYALFLVNVVMAILVQTFGWHFTESSAHNPFNLSTTLFKVNSWELFIGTITLFLDAFLIIILFEYISKKIPFLFLQILLTMLIVVAFDTLFFATLVFWSSDNLTTILISGLISKGVFTLFYSVLLYLYLQFLDASEPLTHILNIKDVFQPLTYKQKFEFAEKEIKETAEMHRILTEHSNDLIFLQKPDTTFKYISPSIKKLLGYEKSEFIGKQVFTIIHKEDIKTLKDVLEQKLFSSDLISEAIPLRVRHKKGHYVWLEFLSSPVYKEKEISYFVTSARDITHKVVANKKIQTSLELLEKSESSLREASKVAKIGYQEYDVTTDTYKWSDYVYDIYGLDSRDELPSIKEIVSIFDEESQEKIKKVSELLTTKGTPCDVELRCINLKGEEVWVRYVAKAVYNQQNKIIARTGVVHNITASKKAQLELELSKQKIQDSLELLEKRKYSMDEASKVAKIGYWEHDILTDTVVWSEYVYQIFGLNPKNGIPLQEEVVKNFTKESQKKLAKATLDLTLKGIPYDIELKCVNLKNEEIWIRNVAQPVYNKQNEIVGKRGVLKNITASKNVQLELEFSKQEIQTSLDLLEKSQYSLKEVSKIAKIGYQEYDIATDTYIWSDYIYDVLGFDIKKPIPTREEILSIFDEESQKKIQQSSLDIDLKGIPCDIELKCTTLKNEEIWIRNVSQPVYDEQNKIVGRRSIMQDITASKKAQFALELSKEKIQTSLELLKRSEYSKNEMSKVAKIGYQDYDIETNTYIWSDYMYQVLEFDKKEGVPPLSTILSIFDEESQKKITQAALQVDLKGVATDIELKFINTKKEEVWLRYIAHPVYNKQNEIVGRKGVLHNVTESKKALLELEVSKQKIEDSLKLLAIRERSMYEASKMAKIGYWEYNILEDSYIWSEYIYQIFGLDPKGKAPVQKEILNFLDEESKEKLMKANEELSLYGGSFDIEVKLVNNNKEEVWVRNITQLIYNQNNEVIGRRGVSQNITASKKAHFELELSKQKIQTSLNLLEKRKYSMDEASKVAKIGYHEYDIETDTFMWSEYLYYIFGLDPRYRVPSRNEILKFFNEDSQKIIIQATKELDTKGIPYDLELKLLNQRNEEVWVRNVAQPVYNQQNEIIGRRGITQNITERKLIEEKNLIITNRYRELFDSATISIWNGDLTLVAQQLAELRKLKISNIRAYLEEHPDVLFSILQKIKINKVNKATVKLFKGESDKDFLAGKMQETFGKGAHKVFREFIVSMWNNEKTFTSEVNYKTLKGDEFAAIISIPIPQTEIEQKTVPVSIQSIQSIKDAESAKRESINKLKEAQKLAKVGSWIFNPLNQESEWSEETFHIWGINPKLGNPKFDTILNQIHPDDLELHNSSVDKAIRLGTPFDIEFRILLPNGTQKTLRGLCQPVLGDTGEVVILKGTNQDITEQKRIRTEIEKAEEMYRILTDNSNDLICLHDKDSTFKYISPSIKSILGYEQSDLLGKKVFGVVHEEDIESLKKVMDQRMFSSMVIDAFVCRVLHKEGYYIWLEFLSSPVYKNQEIDSFISTARDITQWILAKQEIQEYQTSLQKLTTEMTVIEEKQKKEIATNIHDHLSQSLVISKMKINELKKRPQLKEIDDDLKFIETHISEALENSRKITYELSPPVLYQLGIIEALNWLFDNVETTHKIQCVINSNIDSIRLNEVKSILLYRSIQEVLMNAIKYANATLITLDLDRNKLGLDIFITDNGVGFDTSILNDHHNHSGSGFGLFTVQERIRNIQGKFTIKSKINEGTSVKIFIPLSK; from the coding sequence ATGAATTATAATCAAATAGCCATCTTGTTTTTACAAGGTACTATAGTTGCCACGGTAATACTCTTATTATTTCGTCTTAGAAGACAGTTAGGTATTGGTGTTATGTATGCTTGCCTAGGTTTGTTTCAGTTTGTACAGGTGTTTCTGTATAGTACTGTTTATGTGTCGGTTACAAACGATTTTAAAGTTTCTCCAGGATCTGCAGTTTTTTTTACAGCAACACTCTTTGTTTTACTTATGGTGTATATAAAGGAAGATGCAAGTGAAACAAAAAAAACAATTTATGCGTTGTTTCTTGTAAACGTAGTAATGGCTATTCTAGTGCAAACATTTGGTTGGCATTTTACAGAATCGTCTGCACACAATCCTTTTAATTTATCAACTACCCTTTTTAAGGTTAACTCATGGGAATTATTTATTGGTACAATAACATTATTTTTAGATGCTTTCTTAATAATAATCTTGTTTGAATATATATCTAAAAAAATACCATTCTTATTCTTGCAAATTTTGTTAACAATGTTAATTGTTGTGGCTTTTGATACACTATTTTTTGCAACCTTGGTTTTTTGGAGTTCAGATAACTTAACTACAATTTTAATATCAGGATTAATATCAAAAGGAGTATTTACATTGTTTTATAGTGTTCTTCTATATTTGTATTTGCAATTTTTAGATGCTAGCGAGCCTTTAACACATATTCTTAATATAAAAGACGTATTTCAGCCTTTAACGTATAAACAAAAGTTTGAGTTTGCAGAAAAAGAAATAAAAGAAACTGCAGAAATGCATCGCATATTAACAGAGCATTCTAACGACTTAATTTTTTTACAAAAGCCAGATACTACCTTTAAATACATTAGTCCTTCTATAAAAAAGTTATTAGGTTATGAAAAATCAGAATTTATAGGCAAACAAGTTTTTACTATTATTCATAAAGAAGATATTAAAACCTTAAAAGATGTGTTAGAGCAAAAACTGTTTAGTAGTGATTTAATTTCTGAAGCTATTCCTCTTAGGGTTCGTCATAAAAAAGGGCATTATGTTTGGTTAGAGTTTTTATCATCTCCTGTGTATAAAGAAAAAGAGATTAGTTATTTTGTAACATCAGCAAGAGATATTACACATAAGGTTGTTGCAAATAAAAAGATTCAGACATCTTTAGAACTATTAGAAAAGAGTGAGAGTTCTTTAAGAGAAGCTAGTAAAGTAGCTAAAATAGGGTATCAAGAATATGATGTAACTACAGATACTTATAAATGGTCTGATTATGTTTATGATATTTACGGATTAGATTCTAGAGATGAGCTTCCATCAATAAAGGAAATTGTATCAATTTTTGATGAAGAATCGCAAGAAAAAATAAAAAAAGTATCAGAATTACTTACTACTAAAGGTACTCCCTGTGATGTGGAGTTAAGATGCATTAACTTAAAAGGAGAAGAAGTTTGGGTGCGTTATGTGGCTAAGGCTGTTTATAATCAACAAAATAAAATTATTGCAAGAACAGGTGTTGTGCATAATATTACAGCTTCTAAAAAGGCACAACTAGAATTAGAACTTTCTAAACAAAAAATTCAAGATTCTTTAGAGCTATTAGAAAAGAGAAAATACTCTATGGACGAGGCTAGTAAAGTAGCTAAAATTGGGTATTGGGAACACGACATTCTTACAGATACTGTTGTGTGGTCTGAATATGTTTATCAAATATTTGGATTAAATCCTAAAAACGGAATTCCATTGCAAGAGGAGGTTGTAAAAAATTTCACTAAAGAATCTCAAAAAAAGTTAGCCAAAGCTACATTAGACCTTACCTTAAAAGGGATTCCTTATGATATTGAATTGAAGTGTGTTAACCTAAAAAATGAAGAGATTTGGATAAGAAATGTTGCCCAACCTGTTTATAACAAACAAAATGAAATTGTAGGTAAAAGAGGTGTGTTAAAAAATATTACAGCTTCTAAAAATGTGCAATTAGAGTTAGAGTTTTCTAAACAAGAGATTCAAACTTCTTTAGACCTTTTAGAGAAAAGTCAATACTCTTTAAAAGAAGTAAGTAAAATAGCTAAAATAGGATATCAAGAATATGATATTGCTACAGACACTTATATTTGGTCTGATTATATTTATGATGTTTTAGGGTTTGATATAAAGAAACCAATACCAACACGAGAAGAAATATTATCAATTTTTGATGAAGAATCACAAAAAAAGATACAACAATCTTCTTTAGATATTGATTTAAAGGGAATACCTTGTGATATTGAGTTAAAGTGTACTACTTTAAAAAATGAGGAGATTTGGATACGAAATGTATCTCAGCCTGTGTATGATGAACAGAATAAAATTGTGGGTAGAAGAAGTATTATGCAAGATATTACCGCATCTAAAAAAGCACAATTTGCATTAGAACTTTCTAAAGAAAAGATACAAACTTCTTTAGAGTTGTTAAAAAGAAGTGAATACTCTAAAAATGAAATGAGTAAAGTAGCTAAAATAGGATATCAGGATTATGATATTGAAACCAATACATATATATGGTCAGATTATATGTATCAGGTTTTAGAATTTGATAAAAAAGAAGGGGTACCTCCTTTAAGTACAATTTTATCAATATTTGATGAAGAATCTCAAAAGAAAATAACACAAGCTGCTTTACAGGTAGATTTAAAAGGAGTTGCAACTGATATTGAGTTGAAATTTATTAATACCAAAAAAGAAGAGGTTTGGTTGCGATATATTGCCCATCCTGTTTACAATAAACAAAATGAAATTGTAGGAAGAAAAGGTGTTTTGCATAATGTTACAGAATCTAAAAAAGCATTATTAGAATTAGAAGTTTCTAAACAGAAAATTGAAGATTCTCTTAAGCTTTTAGCTATAAGGGAACGATCTATGTATGAGGCTAGTAAGATGGCTAAAATAGGGTATTGGGAGTATAATATTTTAGAAGATTCATATATTTGGTCTGAGTATATTTATCAAATATTTGGATTAGACCCTAAAGGTAAAGCACCAGTTCAAAAAGAAATTCTTAATTTTTTAGATGAAGAGTCTAAAGAAAAATTAATGAAAGCTAACGAAGAACTTAGTTTATATGGAGGCTCTTTTGATATTGAGGTAAAATTAGTAAATAATAACAAAGAAGAGGTTTGGGTGCGTAATATAACCCAGCTTATTTATAATCAAAATAATGAAGTTATTGGTAGAAGAGGTGTTTCACAGAATATTACAGCTTCTAAAAAAGCACACTTCGAATTAGAACTTTCTAAACAAAAAATTCAAACTTCTTTAAATCTTTTAGAAAAAAGAAAGTATTCTATGGATGAGGCAAGTAAAGTTGCTAAAATTGGTTATCATGAATATGATATTGAAACAGATACTTTTATGTGGTCTGAGTATCTCTATTATATTTTTGGATTAGATCCTAGATACCGAGTTCCATCAAGAAATGAAATTTTAAAGTTTTTTAATGAAGATTCACAGAAAATAATAATACAAGCAACTAAAGAACTTGATACAAAAGGGATTCCTTATGATTTAGAACTAAAGCTACTTAATCAAAGAAACGAAGAAGTTTGGGTACGTAATGTAGCGCAACCGGTATACAACCAACAAAACGAAATTATTGGAAGAAGAGGTATTACGCAAAACATTACAGAGAGAAAATTAATTGAAGAAAAAAACTTAATAATTACAAACAGGTATAGAGAGCTATTTGATAGTGCAACAATATCTATTTGGAACGGAGATTTAACTTTAGTAGCACAACAATTAGCAGAACTTAGAAAGCTAAAGATATCTAATATTAGAGCATACTTAGAAGAGCATCCTGATGTATTGTTTTCAATACTTCAAAAAATAAAAATAAATAAAGTTAACAAGGCAACCGTAAAATTATTTAAAGGAGAAAGTGATAAAGACTTTTTAGCAGGAAAAATGCAAGAAACATTTGGTAAAGGCGCTCACAAAGTATTTAGAGAGTTTATTGTGTCTATGTGGAATAATGAAAAAACATTTACATCAGAAGTAAATTACAAAACCCTAAAGGGCGATGAGTTTGCAGCTATCATTTCAATTCCTATTCCTCAAACAGAAATAGAACAAAAAACAGTTCCTGTTAGTATTCAAAGTATTCAGAGTATAAAAGATGCAGAATCGGCAAAAAGAGAGTCTATTAACAAATTAAAAGAAGCTCAGAAATTAGCAAAAGTAGGAAGCTGGATATTTAATCCTTTAAACCAAGAGTCAGAATGGTCAGAAGAAACGTTTCACATTTGGGGTATAAACCCAAAATTAGGCAACCCTAAGTTTGATACAATTTTAAATCAGATTCATCCAGACGATTTAGAGTTGCATAATAGTTCTGTTGATAAAGCTATTCGGTTAGGAACACCATTTGATATTGAATTTCGAATTCTTCTTCCTAATGGAACCCAAAAAACATTACGAGGTCTTTGCCAACCAGTACTAGGTGATACCGGAGAAGTTGTTATTTTAAAAGGGACCAACCAAGATATAACAGAACAGAAGCGAATAAGAACTGAAATAGAAAAAGCAGAAGAGATGTATCGTATATTAACAGATAACTCTAATGACTTAATTTGTTTGCACGATAAAGACAGTACCTTTAAATACATTAGCCCTTCTATAAAAAGTATTTTGGGTTATGAACAATCAGATCTTTTAGGTAAAAAAGTATTTGGTGTTGTTCATGAAGAAGACATAGAATCTTTAAAAAAGGTAATGGATCAAAGAATGTTTAGTAGCATGGTTATTGATGCTTTTGTTTGTAGGGTGCTCCATAAAGAAGGATATTATATTTGGTTAGAGTTTTTATCATCTCCTGTCTACAAAAACCAAGAGATTGACTCCTTTATATCAACAGCAAGGGATATTACACAATGGATTTTAGCAAAACAAGAAATTCAAGAATATCAAACATCGCTTCAAAAATTAACCACAGAAATGACTGTGATAGAAGAAAAACAGAAAAAAGAAATTGCGACCAATATTCATGATCATTTAAGTCAGTCTTTGGTTATTTCTAAAATGAAAATTAATGAGTTAAAGAAAAGACCACAATTAAAAGAGATTGATGATGATTTAAAGTTTATTGAAACACATATTTCTGAAGCATTAGAAAACAGCCGAAAAATTACCTATGAATTATCGCCACCAGTATTATATCAATTAGGTATTATTGAAGCATTAAATTGGTTATTTGATAATGTAGAAACAACCCATAAAATTCAGTGTGTAATTAATAGTAATATAGATAGTATAAGACTTAATGAAGTAAAATCTATTTTATTGTATAGAAGTATACAAGAAGTGTTAATGAATGCCATAAAATATGCTAATGCTACTTTAATTACTTTAGATTTAGATAGAAATAAGCTTGGGCTAGATATTTTTATTACAGATAATGGTGTTGGGTTTGATACTTCTATCTTAAATGACCACCATAATCATTCTGGTTCTGGCTTCGGTTTATTTACGGTTCAAGAACGTATTAGAAACATCCAAGGAAAATTTACCATAAAATCGAAAATAAATGAAGGAACAAGTGTTAAAATTTTTATACCTTTATCTAAATGA
- the glmS gene encoding glutamine--fructose-6-phosphate transaminase (isomerizing) has translation MCGITGYIGFREAYPIVISGLKRLEYRGYDSAGVMLYDGKEIHLSKTKGKVSDLEEITSKEEKRRKGNLGIGHTRWATHGVPNDVNSHPHISQSGELVIVHNGIIENYDSLRKELISRGYTFKSDTDTEVLVNLIEEVKKQENCKLGKAVQLALNNVIGAYAIAVFDKTKPNELVIARLGSPIAIGVGKENKEFFVASDASPFIEYTKDAIYLEDEELAIIKIGKGIKVRKIKDDTMVDANIQQLKMSLDQIEKGGYDHFMLKEIHEQPKAIIDTYRGRMLADEGIIRMAGVDNHMNKFLNAERIIIVACGTSWHAGLVGEYLIEDKARIPVEVEYASEFRYRNPIITSKDVVIAISQSGETADTLAAIKLAKSKGAFVFGICNVVGSSIARETDAGAYTHAGPEIGVASTKAFTTQITVLTLIALKLASKKGTISKTELRTFLQRMQLIPAKVEALLKIDEKVKEIAAVYKDAKNCLYLGRGFNFPVALEGALKLKEISYIHAEGYPAAEMKHGPIALIDENMPIFVIATNKGHYEKVVSNIQEIKSRAGKIIAIVTEGDVQVREIADHVIEIPETEEALSPLLTTIPFQLLSYHIAVMLGKNVDQPRNLAKSVTVE, from the coding sequence ATGTGTGGAATAACTGGCTATATCGGTTTTAGAGAAGCTTACCCAATAGTGATAAGTGGCTTAAAAAGGCTAGAATATCGTGGTTACGATAGTGCAGGAGTGATGCTGTACGATGGTAAAGAAATACATCTTTCTAAAACTAAAGGAAAAGTTTCTGATTTAGAAGAAATAACAAGTAAAGAAGAAAAAAGAAGAAAAGGAAATTTAGGAATTGGTCATACACGTTGGGCTACACATGGTGTTCCTAATGATGTTAATTCTCATCCACATATTTCTCAATCTGGAGAATTAGTAATTGTTCATAACGGAATTATAGAAAATTATGATTCTCTTAGAAAAGAACTAATATCTAGAGGATACACTTTTAAAAGTGACACGGATACAGAAGTACTTGTTAATTTAATTGAAGAAGTAAAAAAACAAGAAAACTGTAAACTTGGTAAGGCAGTACAATTAGCGTTAAATAATGTTATTGGTGCTTATGCTATAGCTGTTTTTGATAAAACAAAGCCAAACGAGTTAGTAATTGCTCGTTTAGGAAGCCCAATTGCAATTGGAGTAGGAAAAGAAAATAAAGAATTTTTTGTAGCTTCAGATGCTTCACCTTTTATAGAATATACTAAGGATGCTATTTATTTAGAAGATGAAGAATTAGCGATCATTAAAATTGGTAAAGGGATTAAAGTTCGTAAGATTAAGGACGATACGATGGTTGATGCCAATATTCAGCAACTAAAAATGAGCTTAGATCAAATAGAAAAAGGGGGTTATGATCATTTCATGTTAAAAGAAATTCATGAACAACCCAAAGCTATTATAGATACCTATAGAGGGAGAATGCTTGCTGATGAAGGAATTATAAGAATGGCAGGTGTAGACAACCACATGAATAAATTCTTAAATGCAGAAAGAATTATCATTGTTGCTTGTGGTACCTCTTGGCATGCTGGTTTGGTTGGAGAATACCTTATTGAAGACAAAGCTCGTATCCCTGTAGAGGTTGAGTATGCTTCGGAATTTAGATATAGAAACCCAATTATTACTTCAAAAGATGTTGTAATTGCTATTTCACAATCTGGTGAAACCGCAGATACACTTGCTGCAATAAAACTAGCAAAATCTAAAGGCGCATTTGTTTTTGGAATTTGTAATGTTGTAGGTTCTTCTATTGCAAGAGAAACCGATGCTGGTGCTTATACACATGCAGGACCAGAAATAGGTGTAGCCTCTACAAAGGCATTTACAACACAAATTACTGTTTTAACTTTAATTGCTTTAAAGTTAGCTTCTAAAAAAGGAACAATTTCTAAAACAGAACTTAGAACGTTTCTACAAAGAATGCAATTAATTCCTGCAAAAGTAGAAGCTCTTTTAAAAATTGATGAAAAAGTTAAAGAAATAGCTGCTGTTTATAAAGATGCAAAAAATTGTTTATACCTGGGTAGAGGTTTTAATTTTCCGGTAGCATTAGAAGGAGCATTAAAATTAAAAGAAATTTCTTACATTCATGCAGAAGGGTATCCGGCAGCAGAAATGAAACACGGACCTATTGCTTTAATTGATGAAAATATGCCAATTTTTGTAATTGCAACCAATAAAGGTCATTACGAAAAAGTAGTTAGTAATATTCAGGAAATAAAATCTAGAGCTGGTAAAATTATTGCAATTGTTACAGAAGGCGATGTACAGGTTAGAGAAATAGCAGATCATGTTATTGAAATTCCTGAAACAGAAGAAGCGTTATCTCCTTTGTTAACAACAATTCCTTTTCAGTTACTATCATATCATATTGCAGTGATGTTAGGAAAAAATGTAGATCAACCTCGAAATTTAGCAAAATCGGTTACGGTAGAATAA